Part of the Vigna angularis cultivar LongXiaoDou No.4 chromosome 1, ASM1680809v1, whole genome shotgun sequence genome, ACGCATTCTATTGGTCTAGTGAGTTCTCATAATGTTTCCACTTCTTCTCAGGATCAAGGTAATATCTATTCCCAATTCTAGACACAagtgctactgatcatatatctagttctttgtctcattttatttcttatcgtAGAATCTCACCAATTACAATATCTCTACCCAATAAGAACtcttcatttgctcatttttctAGCACAGTTTCTCTTGGCCCACACCTTACTTTAcataatgttttttttgttcCTAATTTTTCAGTCAATCTTATTTCGGTCACAAAGTTAACTAAATCTCTCTCTTGTAAAATTACCATTTCTGAATTTTCATGTGAAATACAGGACAAGTCAACCCTACAGATGATTGGAAAAGCTGAAGAAAAAGATGGCTTGTATGTCATGATAGTTCCTGCATCCGCACCCCTTGGTTCACCAACTGCTATTACTCTTGAGAATTCTATTGCTTGTTCTATAATAAGACTTAACTCTATAGATATTTGGCACTCTAGACTAGggcatccttcttcttcttgttataTCAAACTACGTACCATGTATGCCACTTTACCTGATACAAAATACACTCATTGTGATACTTGTCACTATTCTAAGCAAATAAAATTGCCTTTTCAATTAAGTACTACTGTTTCAAaagctccttttgatttaattcatgttgatatttgggggTCCTATTGTACTTCTTCTGttgatggtttcaaatattGTTTAACAATAGTGGATGATAGGTCTAGATTCACATGGATTAAATTGATGGCAAGTAAGTCAGATACAAGATCACAACTTATtggctttgtttcttatatcaaaACACAATTTGGCATTGATGTAAAAGCTATTAGATCATATAATGATAATGAGTTTGCAATGATAgatttttatagacaaaaagggatacaacatcaattatcttgtgttgaaacacctcaacaaaatggagttattgagagaaaacatcaacacattctcaatgttgctagatctttaatgtttcaatcTCATTTGCCCATAATTTTCTGGTCTTTTGCTGTTCGTTATGTTGTGCAACTCATTAATCTTTTACCTTCCAAAGTTTTGgcatatttttctccatctcaactgttacacaatgttaaacctgacattacttacgagtttttggctcactttgctatgcttcaactcttcaaactcatagaacaaaatttcaacctcgtgcaagaaaatgtgttttacttGGTTTTAAAACCGGAGTGAAAGGCTACCTTTTGTTAGATTTCAACTCAAgggaaatttttttatcaaggaatgtagtattttatgaaaacatatttctttttcttactaGTGACAAGCACTCACCTATTGATACACAAATTCCTTGGATTCTGTCACCAAAATCATTTCCTCTCCATCACCTCTTTTCTTAGAAGTTACTGATCAACCCTCTTTACCACCtacatctcctccttctcaaCCTGTTTCTGTTGAACCTGTCACTGCTACTCCACAAAGGAAATCAACCAGGCCAAAACATAAACCATCTTATTTGCAGGACTATCATTGCAACATGTTATCTACTTCTTCCGCCACTCAGTCATCCACAGGTACCTTATATCATATCTCTTATATGATGCATTATCATCTCTTCATAAATCATATGTCCTTAATCTTTCCCAAGTTAGTGAACCTAAAACCTATAACCAAGCCATCAAACATGATTGTTGGAGAAATGCCATGGATCAAGAAATTGCAGCTttagaaaataccaaaacttggATTTTGACTGATCTACCTTATGGAAAGCAACCTATCGGATgtaaatgggtatacaaaataaagaggcaTGCTGATGGAAGTATTGAACGATACAAGGCAAGGTTAgtagccaaaggctacacacaacaACAAGGTTTAGATTACTTTGAGACTTTTTCACCTATTGTCAAACTCACAACAATAAGATTGGTTCTGGCTTTAACAGCTTCTAAACATTGGtatttacatcaactagatgtaaataatacttttttacaTGGGGATCTAGATGAAGAAGTATACATGTCTCTTCCTCTTGGCTACAAAACAGAAAAACCAGGGCAAGTTTGCAAGTTGTTGAAGTCTTTATATGGACTCAAGCAGGCCTCTAGACAATGGAATTAAAGGTTGACAACTACTTTACTTTCTTTGGGTTACAtacaatcaaaatcagattattcactttttgtcaaaagtgatTCTGCTCATATCACCATCTTAtttgtttatgtagatgatatagtCTTGGCAGGTAATGACATCTAGGAAATCCAAACTATGAAGACTCTATTGAATGCAAAGTTCAAGATTAAAGACCTAGGCCAACTCAAGTATTTTCTGGGCTTAGAAATTGCAAGATCTCAACAGGGCATTAATTTGtcacaaaggaagtatgctctagaGTTACTAAAAGATGCAGGATTGTTGGGATGTCAACCTATTTCTACTCCCATACAACCaggcacaaaattttccaagacAGAAGGGAAACTCTATTCAGATGTGCATGCCTATAGAAGACTTCTTGGCAGGTTACTATATCTAACCAATACGAGACCAGATTTATGTTTTGCTGTTAGTACTCTCAGTCaatttctttccaatcctttggaagAACACTATGTAGTAGCAATAAGGATCTTGagatatatcaagaacaatTCAGGACAAGGATTATTCTTTCCCTACAACACAGAACATGCTCTCATGGCTTTTAGTGATTCTGATTGGGCTGCTTGCCCTGACACTAGAAGGTATGTGACTAGTTTTAATGTGTTCTATGGTGCATCCTTAATCAGTTGGAAATCCAAGAAGCAAGGTACTATATCTAGATCATCAACCGAAGTAGAATATAGAGCCTTAGcttccacaacatgtgaaattcaatggcttctgtaTTTGCTCCATGATTTGAAACAACCTCTACCACAACCAGTTCCTCTATTTTGTGATAATCAATCTGCTATACAAATTTCACAGAATCCAGCCAT contains:
- the LOC108326749 gene encoding uncharacterized mitochondrial protein AtMg00810-like is translated as MKTLLNAKFKIKDLGQLKYFLGLEIARSQQGINLSQRKYALELLKDAGLLGCQPISTPIQPGTKFSKTEGKLYSDVHAYRRLLGRLLYLTNTRPDLCFAVSTLSQFLSNPLEEHYVVAIRILRYIKNNSGQGLFFPYNTEHALMAFSDSDWAACPDTRRYVTSFNVFYGASLISWKSKKQGEAIGGPIGEATSE